The segment ACCGGCCGAAGCACACCGTGGCCAAAACCCTCGAGATCCTCGCCGCGGGCTCCGGGACCCAGTGGGATCCCCGTCTCGTCGCCGCCTTTGCGACGTCATCGCTGCCCCAACGGATCGCCGGTGCCGTTGAGGGCGACCAAGCCAAAATCGCCTGACTCACCGGGCCGTGGCGTCGTCCAGCGGCCCATCGCGCACTCGGCCGAAATCACGATGGCCTCGTCTGCGTGTACAGGCCGCATCCGCCGCCGGCCCTATTACGCGCGAAAGCGCGGCTCGCCCTGCGGGCTCGCTAGTTAAAAATGCAGGCGGCGTTGCCCTGGATTGTGCCGTGGACGCTGCCCCTGGGCGGCGATGCCTTGTAGGTGAACAGCTCGGTGCCCGCGGGCGGGACAGCGGCATTCCAGTTGGCGGTCGAGCTGTGCAGCAGGCTGCCCATCAGCAGCTCGGCCTCGTTCACGGTCGCGTTGGCGGCCGGCGTTGCGACGTCCGCCGCGCCGGGAAGAGCGGCCGGCGCCGCGTTGCCGACCGGGTAGACGCCGTAGGTGTTCCAGTAGAGGTCGGCCGCGCCCTGAATGGTCGCGCCATCCGTCTTCATGCCGTTGCAGGCCGCGTTGGCGTTGACGCCTGAGATGTTGAAGAGGACGATCGCGGCAAGGATGCCGAGGATGGCGATCACCACCAGCAGCTCCACGAGCGTGAAGCCTCCCTGGTGGCGGTGCGAGCGCCGACGCGCATCGTTCAGCGTGGCGATGAACATGTTGTTTTCCTTTACCGCGTCGATTTGAGCGTGTCGATTAGTTGAAGATGCAGGCAGCGTTGCCCTGGATCGCGCCATGGACGGTGCCCTGGGGCGGTGATGCCTTGTAGGTGAAGAGCTCGGTGCCGGCCGCCGGAGCCGCCGCGTTCCAGTTGGCGGTCGAGCTGTGCAGCAGACTGGCCATCAGCAGCTCGGCCTGGTTCACGGTCGTGTTGGCGCCCGGGGTAGCCGCGTCTGCCGCGCCGGGAAGAGCGGCTGGCGCCGCGTTGCCGACCGGGTAGACGCCGTAGGTGTTCCAGTAGAGGTCGGCCGCGCCCTGAATGGTCGCGCCGTCGGTCTTCATGCCGTTGCAGGCCGCGTTGGCGTTGACGCCGGAGATGTTGAAGAGGACGATCGCGGCGAGGATGCCGAGGATGGCGATGACCACGAGCAGCTCCACGAGCGTGAAGCCTCCCTGGTGGCGGTGCGAGCGCCGGCGCGCATTATTCACTCTCGCGAGAAGCATGTTGTCCTATACCTCCTAACTCTCTGTCGAGCCTAGGGCCGTAATCTTGCGAGATTCGTTAACGCTTCCTCAGCGGAGTAGCAGTTGCGTCACGGCCACCGTAATGGAGCCCAGGGCCAGGAGGACGAGGACAAGCGCCACCAGCGGTCGCCGAACGCGGTTGGGCGGCCGTGCCGGGGCAAAGTCGACGCCGATGTAGTGATCAGGCCGCGACACGGACGTCACCTCCCTGCGACGGTGTGAGGCGGTCGTGCCAGTGGACCGGCTGGAGCAACCCAAGGCCGGCCAGGTGCGCCTGCCAGGGGAAATCGGCCGGGGCGCGAAATCGCGGGGTTGGTTCCGTGACGGCGAACGCAAAGCGGCTCCGCGCCTGCTCCATGCCACCGTCGACGAAGGCGAACCGCCCACTCAAGTAGAGGGACGTCTCGCGCCCGATCGAGACATCCGGCTCGGCGCTGCGGACGAACTTCACCAGCGCATTCAATGAGAACGTCAGCTCGTCGAGCTGGCCGGCGACGTCGTCGGCGGCGGCGTCCAGTGTGAAACTGCGGAAGAAGCGCGGGCGTCCGGCGACCATGAGGACGAGCGTGGCTTCGCTCTGTGACCAGTCCAGCAGCAAGCCATCGGTAGCCGCCACGCCGCGCGCCAGCGCCAGCGGCTTGAGGTCGATTCGCTCCGGCTGGAGGCCGGCGGCGGAGAGCGCCCGGGTGGTGCCGTCGATCATGTCGCGCCGCGCGGCGACCAGGTAGATGCGATAGCCTTCCGGGGCACGATCCGCGTGCCAGGCGTAATAGACGTCGCGCGGGTCCATCGGCACCAGTTGCCGGCCCTCGAAGAGGACGGCACCGGCCAGCTCGCTCGTGGGGAGCGCCGGGAGACGGAAGTCGCGAATCGCGATGCCCTGGTCGCCGATGGCGACGCGGGTTCTCTTCGCGTGAAACGAGTTCGCCTCGACGGCGCTCCGTATGGCCGTCGTCAGCAGGGCGGTCGGCATCCCGTCCTCGAGCGCTCCCTCCGGCAGCGTGACCTCGGCATGCCGGATCACACGGCTACCGTCAGCCTCGAGCATTCTGAGCTCGCGCCATCCGATCTCCAGGGTCAGCAGCGTGCTCACTGATAGGCCTGCCAGCTGACCATCCACGGGTTCCCGGCTGCGCCCGGAGGGTTTTGAACGAATTCCGCGCGGAGGATCCGTGAGATACCGGTCGCCGTCACCTTGATGTCCGAAACGGGATTGGCGGCGGTGCACGCGGCGGGAGCCGTCATGGTGACGGTGACCGTGACGTTCCCCGTGGGGTAATTGAGCGTGAACGCCGGCGGGTTGAATGGCCCGCACAGCGGTCCGGCGATTCGCGCGTACTGCAGGCCATAGGCGAGCCCCGCGTCCAGCGCGTAGGTTTCCCGGGTATCGGTCTGCACCGAGGCCTGCCGGAGGAAGGCGCCGCTCGCCAGCCGCAGCGCGGCCCAGATGAGCAGGAGGAAGGCGGCCAGGAAGACGAGGACCAGCAGCAGCGCCTGGCCCCGTTGGCGGCGGTGCCTGGATGCCATCAGAAGCATCCCCGCGTGCCGACACGCTGGCTGACGCGGAGGGTGACCGCAGCGGCGCCGACCGCGGACGGCCGCATCGTGACGGTGATCGCGCAGACAGGATTCACCGCGCGTGCGATGGTGACGGACTGCATGCCACGCGCAGCCACCGAGGTCGAACCCCCGATGGTGCGCGTCAAGTTGTTCGCCGCGTCGATGCGGTAGACCACGACGGTGGCCGGTGGGACTCCATAGGTCACCTGCAGGGTTCCAGTATTTCGTGTGATCGTCCCGGTCGTAAAGGTCGTGGCACTGCTCAGGTCGCGCACCAGCGTGAGCGTAGCGCCGCTCACCGCCTTGCCGGCCGCGATCTGACGCGTCTCGGTGGTGAAGGCCCGGTACCCGACCACCGAGGCGCCTGCCAGCGCCAGGGACACCAGGGTCGTGAGGAGCAGGCCGAGCATCATCTCCACCAGGCTGAAGCCGGCTTGGGGCTTGCCGCGGCGGCTCATGGCCGCACCTTGAAAAAGCTGAGTGTTTCTGTCCCGCGCGCGGCCGCGGTCACTGTCAGGACGACCTCCTGTAGCCCGACGTCGTTGTTCGCGGCGGTGAACGTTTGGTTGGCGGGATTGTAATAAAGGATCTGGACTGCGAACGCGTAGCCGGGCGCGGCCACGTTGGCGTATCGGCGCGGCTTCGCGGCGTAGGCCTGGCTCTTGATGAACTCGGCTTCGGAACGTGTAAGACGGTCCAGGTTGGTCGTGACCCCGTAGCGTCGGGTCGCCAGGCTCACCGACGAGAACGCACCAAGGATCGCGACGATGATCACGCCCAACAGGGCGATCGCCACCATGGTCTCGACCATGCTGAAGCCGCCCGAGCGGCGGCTCACTTCAATGCTCCGATGAGCCCATACATCGCCGAGATCAGCGACACGGCGATGAATCCGACGACGAGCCCAACGCCCACTGTCATGATTGGCTCGATCAGTGACGTCATGGCGCGGATCCGGTACTCCAGTTCTTCCTCATAGAAGTCGGCGGCCTGCTCGAGGTAGGCGTCCAGCGTGCCCGTCTCTTCGCCGACGCGGACCATCTGAGTCATCATCGGCGGGAAGAGGCGGGTTCGAGTCAGGGGTCCGGCGAACCCGTCGCCGCCCGTCATCTGGTCCTTCATGGTTGCCAGCTTCTTCTGGAAGACGCGGTTTCCGGTGCCGGCGATGACCGCGTCGAAGGTCTGTCCGAGAGGCACGCCCGCCTTGAGGACCATCGACAGCATGCGCGCGAAGCGGTTGAGGATGGCCGAGAGGACGATGGGCCCAAGGACCGGAAGCTTGAGGAGCAGCGCGTCCTTCGCCATGGCGCCCCGCTCGGTGCGCAAGGCGACGGCGATCGCGACAGCCACCGCTGCGACGGCACCGCCGATGGCGAGGCCCCAATGCTGCGTGAAGTTGACGAAGCCGATCAGGATCCGCGTCGACAGGGGCAGCTCGACGCGAAACTCGGCGAAGATCTTGACGAACGCCGGCAACGCAAAGAAGACGAGGATGATGACGACGCCCGTGGCTACCACCATGATGACCGCCGGGTAGATCATCGCGGCACGCACGCGGCGGAAGGTGTTGAGGTCTCGCCGCAGGTAGCCCGCCAGGTCCCTGAGCGTCGCGTCAAGGTTTCCCGTCAGCTCCGCAACGCGCACCAGGTCGACATAGAGGGTCGAAAAGACCCTTGGGTGCTTCGCCAGCGCCTCGGAAAGGTTCTGTCCTCGCTCGAGGTCGTCCAGCACGGACAGGATGACGCGCCGGAAGAGTGGCGAGGCCGTCTCCTGGGCGATGGTACTAAGGCCGCGGCTCATGGGGACGCCAGCGCTGACAAAGGTCGCGAGCTGTCGCGTGAAGAGAATGATGTCGGCCTTCGAGATCTGATACAGGGATGGAAAATAGTCCGGCAGCATCCTTCTCGGCCGTGCCGGCGCAATGCGCACGACCTTGAGGCCCTGCGACCAGAGGGCCTGCTCGGCGGCAGACGTGCCCGAGGCGTCGATCGTGCCGTCCTGGCGCTTTCCAGATTCGTTGTACGCGCGGTACGCGAAGCTAGGCATCGAACTGCTCGCTCACCTGGACCGAGCGCATTACCTCTCCGATGGTGGTCAACCCCTGGTCGATCTTTTCCACGCCGGACTCTCGAAGCGTCTTCATCCCATCCTCGACCGCCTGTCGCCGCAGCGCGTCAGGATGGGAGTCGCGGATCATCAGGCGCTTGATCGCGTCGGTGACGGGCAGCACTTCGAAGATGGCAATCCGGTCGTGAAAGCCCGTGTGCGAGCAATGCGAGCAGCCGGTGCCACGGTGGAAGGTCGCGCCCCGGCCGCCCATGGCGCTGTAGAACTCGAACTCCGCGAGTGGCGGCTTGTACGTCGTGCGGCACTGGTCGCAAATGCGGCGCACCAGTCGTTGCGCCTCCACCCCGATCACCGCCGAGGTGACCATGAACGGCTCGATGCCCATCTCGAGGAAGCGGTAAATCGCGCCGACGGCATCGGTGGCGTGCAGCGACGAGAGAACCAGGTGACCCGTCAGTGCCGATTGTACGGAAATCTCGGCTGTCTCCTTATCGCGGATCTCTCCGACCAGGATGGCGTCCGGGTCCTGACGGAGGATGGAGCGCAGCCCGGTTGCAAAGGTGATGCCCGCCAGGCGATTGATCTGGATCTGGTTGATGTTCTCGAACGTGTACTCAACCGGATCTTCGATCGTCATGATGTTTTGCTCCATCCGGTCAAGCTCGCTGACGGCGGCATAGAGGGTGGTCGTCTTGCCGCTCCCGGTCGGCCCGGTGACGAGGACCATGCCGTAGGGCGACTGGATCAACTCCTGGAACGCCTTCAGCGAGGTCGGCGAAAAACCGAGCGCGTCGAGTCGAAGGATGGAACGGGATCGCTCGAGCAGGCGAAGCACCACCTTCTCGCCCCAGATCGTTTCTATGGTGCCGACGCGGATATCGAGCGGCCGGCCGTCCACCGTCGTTTGGATCTGGCCGTCCTGACTGTGCCGGCGGTCGACGATATCAAGGTTCGCCAGCAACTTGATGCGCGATGAAATCGGCGCCGCGAGGGTGGCGGGGAGCTTGGTCGCGTCGTGCAGCACGCCGTCGACCCGAAAGCGGACCCGCAGATGGTCCTGCTGCGGCTCGATGTGGATATCGGAGGCGCGCTCATCGGCGGCCTGGGCGATGATCAAATCCACGATCTGGACGACCGGGGCATCCTGCTTGACGTCGGCCAGCCGGCGAATGGGCTGGCCGGGCTGCAGTGACTCTTGAAAGGAGCGGACGTTGCGGTCAACGCCGGTGCGCAGCTTGTAGGACTGAGTGATCGCCCGCTCGATCTCCGAGCGAACGCCTAGCATCGGTTTGATGCGCTTGCGCGTGAGCACCTTGAGCTCCGCGAAGAGCGCCAGGTCGCCCGGGTCGACTGTGGCAACGTCGAGCACGTCTTTCTCGAGGCGAATGGGAAGGATGGTGTGCTCGCGCGCGTAGGCCTCGGGGATTAGTGAGAGCGCGTCTTTGTCGATGCGCGCGCGGGTGAAGTCGATCTGGGGCACGTTGAAGTGCAAGCTCAGCACGCCGGCGAGGGCCTTCTCATCGACGAGACCCTGGGCGAGCAGCACCTGTCCCAGCGGAAGGCGCTGGACTCGCTGGGCGGCGAGCGCGCTCTCCAGTTGCTCGGCTGTCAGCAGGCCATGCTCGAGCAGCAGCTCGCCCAGGCGTTTCTCCGGGCGGGCGCCGAAGCGGCCTTCCGGCTGGCGCTCGACGTCGCTCACGTCACGTCCCGTGGTGAGCCCTGCAGCCGCCGCTGGATCGCCTGAAGATCCTCGAGGGTGAACCGCAGGTGTCGGCCTGGAGTGCGAAATGCCGGCTGGATGTCGCCGCGATTCACGGCGCGGATCAGCGTTGACTTACTGATCCCCAGCCAGCGAGCCGCCGCGCTCGTCGACAGCGCCGGCTTCATATGTTTCCAACCGGAGCAAACGCGTCAACCGGTGCAAACCTGCGTTGGGTTGGAGGGGTGGCGCTAGGCCGCCAGGCGGCGCAGCTCTTCGGGGTGTTGGGAGCG is part of the Candidatus Dormiibacterota bacterium genome and harbors:
- a CDS encoding prepilin-type N-terminal cleavage/methylation domain-containing protein, which codes for MFIATLNDARRRSHRHQGGFTLVELLVVIAILGILAAIVLFNISGVNANAACNGMKTDGATIQGAADLYWNTYGVYPVGNAAPAALPGAADVATPAANATVNEAELLMGSLLHSSTANWNAAVPPAGTELFTYKASPPRGSVHGTIQGNAACIFN
- a CDS encoding prepilin-type N-terminal cleavage/methylation domain-containing protein, whose translation is MLLARVNNARRRSHRHQGGFTLVELLVVIAILGILAAIVLFNISGVNANAACNGMKTDGATIQGAADLYWNTYGVYPVGNAAPAALPGAADAATPGANTTVNQAELLMASLLHSSTANWNAAAPAAGTELFTYKASPPQGTVHGAIQGNAACIFN
- the pilM gene encoding pilus assembly protein PilM; translation: MSTLLTLEIGWRELRMLEADGSRVIRHAEVTLPEGALEDGMPTALLTTAIRSAVEANSFHAKRTRVAIGDQGIAIRDFRLPALPTSELAGAVLFEGRQLVPMDPRDVYYAWHADRAPEGYRIYLVAARRDMIDGTTRALSAAGLQPERIDLKPLALARGVAATDGLLLDWSQSEATLVLMVAGRPRFFRSFTLDAAADDVAGQLDELTFSLNALVKFVRSAEPDVSIGRETSLYLSGRFAFVDGGMEQARSRFAFAVTEPTPRFRAPADFPWQAHLAGLGLLQPVHWHDRLTPSQGGDVRVAA
- a CDS encoding prepilin-type N-terminal cleavage/methylation domain-containing protein, yielding MSRRGKPQAGFSLVEMMLGLLLTTLVSLALAGASVVGYRAFTTETRQIAAGKAVSGATLTLVRDLSSATTFTTGTITRNTGTLQVTYGVPPATVVVYRIDAANNLTRTIGGSTSVAARGMQSVTIARAVNPVCAITVTMRPSAVGAAAVTLRVSQRVGTRGCF
- a CDS encoding prepilin-type N-terminal cleavage/methylation domain-containing protein, encoding MSRRSGGFSMVETMVAIALLGVIIVAILGAFSSVSLATRRYGVTTNLDRLTRSEAEFIKSQAYAAKPRRYANVAAPGYAFAVQILYYNPANQTFTAANNDVGLQEVVLTVTAAARGTETLSFFKVRP
- a CDS encoding type II secretion system F family protein, with the translated sequence MPSFAYRAYNESGKRQDGTIDASGTSAAEQALWSQGLKVVRIAPARPRRMLPDYFPSLYQISKADIILFTRQLATFVSAGVPMSRGLSTIAQETASPLFRRVILSVLDDLERGQNLSEALAKHPRVFSTLYVDLVRVAELTGNLDATLRDLAGYLRRDLNTFRRVRAAMIYPAVIMVVATGVVIILVFFALPAFVKIFAEFRVELPLSTRILIGFVNFTQHWGLAIGGAVAAVAVAIAVALRTERGAMAKDALLLKLPVLGPIVLSAILNRFARMLSMVLKAGVPLGQTFDAVIAGTGNRVFQKKLATMKDQMTGGDGFAGPLTRTRLFPPMMTQMVRVGEETGTLDAYLEQAADFYEEELEYRIRAMTSLIEPIMTVGVGLVVGFIAVSLISAMYGLIGALK
- a CDS encoding GspE/PulE family protein, with protein sequence MSDVERQPEGRFGARPEKRLGELLLEHGLLTAEQLESALAAQRVQRLPLGQVLLAQGLVDEKALAGVLSLHFNVPQIDFTRARIDKDALSLIPEAYAREHTILPIRLEKDVLDVATVDPGDLALFAELKVLTRKRIKPMLGVRSEIERAITQSYKLRTGVDRNVRSFQESLQPGQPIRRLADVKQDAPVVQIVDLIIAQAADERASDIHIEPQQDHLRVRFRVDGVLHDATKLPATLAAPISSRIKLLANLDIVDRRHSQDGQIQTTVDGRPLDIRVGTIETIWGEKVVLRLLERSRSILRLDALGFSPTSLKAFQELIQSPYGMVLVTGPTGSGKTTTLYAAVSELDRMEQNIMTIEDPVEYTFENINQIQINRLAGITFATGLRSILRQDPDAILVGEIRDKETAEISVQSALTGHLVLSSLHATDAVGAIYRFLEMGIEPFMVTSAVIGVEAQRLVRRICDQCRTTYKPPLAEFEFYSAMGGRGATFHRGTGCSHCSHTGFHDRIAIFEVLPVTDAIKRLMIRDSHPDALRRQAVEDGMKTLRESGVEKIDQGLTTIGEVMRSVQVSEQFDA
- a CDS encoding helix-turn-helix domain-containing protein; its protein translation is MKPALSTSAAARWLGISKSTLIRAVNRGDIQPAFRTPGRHLRFTLEDLQAIQRRLQGSPRDVT